Below is a window of Pseudomonadota bacterium DNA.
TCGCGGTGTTCTGGTGCGACCTCGCCCGCGCCGACCGTTTCTATCTCTACTTCGCCGCGCCGAAGGGCGGCCGCGTCCTGGTCCGGGAGCTCGCGGGCTCGGGTACGGGCGGCATGGCCGAGGCGCTCGCGATCATCGTCCGCTCCTCGGTCGAGGCGGTGCTCGCCGGCGGCGAGATCGGCGCGGTCGTCGCGCCGGCGCCGCGCTCCGCCGGACCCGTCGAGGCGGGGCCGCCTCCCTCGGCCGGGGCCGGCCGGGACCGGGAACGGTTGGCCATGACGGTCGGCTACGAGCTGGACGTCGTCTCGAACCGGAGCCCCGTCGTCCACTCCGGCGCGATCGGGTTGTCGGTGCGGATCGCGGAGCACCTCTCCATCCGCGCCGGCTACGTCGTCTCGGAGCCGCGCAGCGCCGAGGAGCGCGGCGCCCTCCTCGAGCTCGGGCGCCACCCCGTCTGGCTCGGCGGCAGCGCGTTCTGGCGTGCCGGGCGCCTGCGCCTCGCCGTCGATCTCGCGCTCCAGCTCGACGTCGTGACGGAGCGGGTGCGGGCGACGGAGGCCGGCGTGGCCGTGGCGAGCGGAGGCCGCGAGGTGGAGCCCTCCATCGTCCCGTCTTTTCGCGTCGCTGCGGAGATCGTCCGGCGCGTCGCTCTCTTCCTCAGCGCGGGCGCCGACGTCGCCCTGCACCGGACGCGGTACGTGGTGAGCACGCCGAACGGGCCCGTCGAGCTCCTGTCCACGTGGCCGGTCCGGCCGCGCTTCGTCGCCGGCCTCGAGGTCGCCCTGTGGTGAGACCCGCGCCCGCGAAAAAGGCACGTCCCGAACTCCGGCGGACGGACACTTGAGGCGCGTGATGCTCTCCACCGACACGCCGCGGCTGGCCCCCGTCCCGTCGTCCGTCCGCGACGAGGAGATCGCGCTCGCCGCGGCGGCCGGACGGGGCGATCCGTCGGCCCGGCGCGCCCTCGTGGAGCGCGTGCTGGACCGAACGCGCCGCGTCGTTCGCTACCTCGTCGGTCCAAAAATCGACGCGGACGACGTCGTCCAGATCGCGCTGCTCCAGATCCTGGGATCCGCGCGGGCGTACCGGGGCGAGTGCTCGCTCGATTTCTTCGCGACGCGGATCGCCGTGCGGGTCGCGATGCGGGAGCTCCGGCGTTGGCGCCGGCGCGAGCACCCGACCGACGTCGTCGATTCGAGCGCCGCGATCGGCCCGGGGGCCGACGAGGAGGCCGGCCTGCGGCGGCTGCGGGCGCGCCTCGCGGCGCAGCTCGGCAAGCTTTCCCCGGAGCGCCGGGAGGCCGTCGTGCTGCACCACGTGGAGGGCTACGGGCTTCCGGAGATCGCCGAGATATCGGGCGCGCCTCTGAACACGGTCCGCGATCGATTGAGAATCGGGCGCCGGCAGCTGCGCCAGCGCATCCTCGCCGATCCCGAGATCAGGGATTGGCTGAAGGCAGGGCGGCTTTCATGAAACGCGAGAGCGGTTGCGAACGGTTGCTGGAGATCGATCTCGGTCGCGCCGAGGGCAGGGAGCCGACTGAAGAGGAGCACGCCTTCTGCGGCGAACACCTCGCGACGTGCGCCGACTGCCGCGCGGAGCGCGACGCGCTGGACGCGCTCGCCGAGGGCGATCCCGGCGAGCCGTCGTGGCGCAACGATGTCGCGCGACGGCGGTTCGTCGACGATCTGCTCGCGAAGGCCGGCGCGCGCGATCGGGCGGCGAAGGCCGGGCCCGCGTCCCGGGCGAGGCTCGCGGCAGCCGCGGCGATCGTCGCGGCCGCGGCGGCCGCCGTGGCGATCGTGCTCTGGGCTCGCCCGGATGCGAGCGCAACCTCGCCGGATCCCGGCGCCGTCGCCCCCCTGGGCCCGGCACGGGTGCTGCTCGCCTCGGGCCAGCTGACGACGACCGGCGCCGGAGCGGCCGTCGGCGACGTCGTCGCCCCGGGGTCGCGGCTCACGACCGGGTCCGGCGAGCTGTGGATCGGCCTGCCGACCGACCTCACGATCGCGCTCGGCCCCGAGACGCGTGTCGCCGTCCGTCGCCTCGACCAGGACGCCCTCGTCCTCTCGCTCGAGGGCGGCCGGCTCCTCATCTCGGCGGTGCCGGGGCGCAAGGGGCCGCCGCTGTCGGTGGCCACGCGGGCGGGCACGGTGACCGTGAAGGGCACGGTGCTCTCCATCGAGGATCGCCCGGACGGCGTGGGCGTGCACGTGGCCCGCGGCAGCGTGGAGATCGGCGGCGGCGCGAACGGGAAGGGCCGACGGCTCGGGCCGTCCGAGGCGATCGCGCTCGGCAACGGGCCCGCGCGG
It encodes the following:
- a CDS encoding sigma-70 family RNA polymerase sigma factor; translated protein: MMLSTDTPRLAPVPSSVRDEEIALAAAAGRGDPSARRALVERVLDRTRRVVRYLVGPKIDADDVVQIALLQILGSARAYRGECSLDFFATRIAVRVAMRELRRWRRREHPTDVVDSSAAIGPGADEEAGLRRLRARLAAQLGKLSPERREAVVLHHVEGYGLPEIAEISGAPLNTVRDRLRIGRRQLRQRILADPEIRDWLKAGRLS
- a CDS encoding FecR domain-containing protein; the protein is MKRESGCERLLEIDLGRAEGREPTEEEHAFCGEHLATCADCRAERDALDALAEGDPGEPSWRNDVARRRFVDDLLAKAGARDRAAKAGPASRARLAAAAAIVAAAAAAVAIVLWARPDASATSPDPGAVAPLGPARVLLASGQLTTTGAGAAVGDVVAPGSRLTTGSGELWIGLPTDLTIALGPETRVAVRRLDQDALVLSLEGGRLLISAVPGRKGPPLSVATRAGTVTVKGTVLSIEDRPDGVGVHVARGSVEIGGGANGKGRRLGPSEAIALGNGPARPARPEEDAVLLESAAAFDLLDPGVSALVDLRSVPPGAAATIDGSALGRTPLVAAVRPGHRRLEISLGGRLPVHELVDVSPGGALARVFELQPASAALASAAALGGAEQDASQKATRPSARPASAADLLHRAQERRAERDYRGAASAYKELLSMYPASDEARSALVSLGQLELDRLGEPAAALRHFDVYLDTKGAGPLGMEALYGKARALRALDRAAEERAALERFLGRYPGAIQAADVRRRLDQIAASQKADAEKKK